A single region of the Manihot esculenta cultivar AM560-2 chromosome 12, M.esculenta_v8, whole genome shotgun sequence genome encodes:
- the LOC110627831 gene encoding transcription factor bHLH93 encodes MELSQHGFLEELLQAPRRDSSSWASFPSTGATEFFSNGWNFDSFDENTPNPSFIGFSTSPTEPTCTFDCPFSDQTYPFVDSFTVPSEINDHTPPFPAQDQDYPSMVEDEEFGLLTTHCSFEEISSNGCKVEIEQPASNNAQVFNMGLVTEKKSKSKKLEGQPSKNLMAERRRRKRLNDRLSMLRSIVPKISKMDRTSILGDTIDYMKELLERVNKLQEEEEEEEEGEESKNEMNLRTKLKDLKPSEVVVRNSPKFNVERTEMDTRIDICCSAKPGLLLSTVNTLEALGLEIQQCVISCFNDFSMQASCSEAAEQRKLIGPEDIKQALFRTAGYGGRCL; translated from the exons ATGGAGCTCTCTCAGCATGGTTTCTTGGAGGAGTTACTTCAAGCTCCAAGAAGAGACAGTAGTAGTTGGGCAAGTTTTCCTTCAACTGGAGCTACTGAGTTCTTCTCTAATGGCTGGAACTTTGATTCTTTTGATGAAAACACACCAAATCCTTCATTCATAGGATTCTCCACTTCTCCAACAGAACCCACCTGCACATTTGACTGCCCTTTCAGTGACCAAACATACCCTTTTGTTGATAGCTTCACTGTCCCTTCAGAGATTAATGATCATACGCCTCCATTTCCAGCCCAAGATCAAGATTACCCTTCAATGGTTGAAGATGAAGAGTTTGGTCTTCTTACAACTCACTGTAGTTTTGAAGAAATATCAAGCAATGGCTGCAAAGTTGAGATTGAACAACCAGCTTCTAATAATGCTCAGGTTTTCAATATGGGTTTGGTTACAGAGAAAAAGAGCAAGTCTAAGAAGTTAGAAGGTCAGCCTTCAAAGAATCTAATGGCtgaaagaaggagaagaaaacgCTTGAATGATCGCCTCTCCATGTTAAGATCAATAGTCCCCAAGATCAGCAAG ATGGACAGAACTTCAATACTTGGAGACACCATAGATTACATGAAAGAACTTCTTGAAAGGGTCAATAagttgcaagaagaagaagaagaagaagaagaaggtgaaGAGAGTAAAAATGAAATGAACTTAAGAACCAAGTTAAAAGATCTCAAGCCAAGTGAAGTGGTGGTGAGAAATTCCCCCAAG TTCAATGTGGAGAGGACAGAGATGGATACCCGGATCGATATCTGCTGTTCAGCAAAGCCAGGACTTCTGCTATCAACAGTGAACACATTGGAAGCTCTAGGCCTTGAGATTCAACAATGTGTTATAAGTTGCTTCAATGATTTTTCCATGCAAGCTTCTTGTTCAGAG GCTGCTGAGCAGAGAAAGTTAATAGGTCCTGAAGATATAAAGCAAGCACTCTTTAGAACTGCTGGCTATGGAGGAAGATGTCTTTAG
- the LOC110628043 gene encoding uncharacterized protein LOC110628043 encodes MPKQRTARQPTTAFTTTQHELTTPLRRSKRILQQKPHDVSTDNPVPSKNHTDYTRKAFNELRKSEESSSICSTPALGLRRSPRFSKRVEAISNVRRSLRLSLLGNNNAIQEKSDEDKSTKSSDSNPKKLRHSSSNKSTDNKEVLLNKEKGEACVGSCDEIVQRSERRTQGCAIVEVVLGLEAAKGKIIPQRRKRKRGEEGNNGSVKGWSKEQEAALQRAYFAAKPTPHFWKKVSKLVPGKTAQDCFEKIHSDHVTPPQPLPRSRAKRLNSSPFGCFSLSVGKLVGSSELKVKRFCHKQKSHIAKRTARNLLQKHNQMDQNYEADLFSILEPNVNLSRQDTQTYDAVSTPQHSPEKQGFLKKCHERSFGKKIPLSRFRSSCGTDLVSPPVLKQVKNKALHEKYIDQLHYREAKRKAACPQAGKESSAQVNILKVDVVRAAKNALVSDVKDAINKLQDLQTNAKDDSFDFDNDGVSSDDAEVDGF; translated from the exons ATGCCAAAACAGAGAACCGCCAGACAACCCACCACCGCATTTACCACCACGCAGCACGAGCTGACCACTCCTCTCCGTCGATCCAAGAGAATTCTCCAACAAAAGCCCCATGATGTGAGCACTGACAACCCAGTACCTTCAAAAAATCACACAGATTATACACGAAAAGCATTCAACGAACTGAGAAAATCCGAGGAGAGTTCCTCAATTTGCTCGACTCCCGCCCTTGGGTTGAGAAGATCTCCAAGGTTTAGTAAGAGGGTGGAAGCCATTTCGAATGTTAGGCGATCTTTGAGGCTTTCTCTGCTGGGAAATAATAATGCAATTCAAGAGAAGAGTGACGAAGACAAGTCGACGAAGAGCAGTGATAGTAACCCAAAGAAACTCAGACATTCTTCTTCAAATAAATCAACGGATAATAAGGAGGTATtgttaaataaagaaaaaggggAAGCGTGTGTGGGTTCATGTGATGAGATTGTGCAGAGAAGCGAAAGGAGGACTCAAGGTTGTGCCATTGTTGAAGTGGTCCTAGGACTTGAAGCAGCCAAAGGAAAAATTATTCCTCAAAGAAGGAAGAGGAAGAGAGGAGAGGAAGGTAATAATGGAAGTGTTAAAGGGTGGTCAAAGGAGCAAGAAGCGGCATTGCAGAGAGCTTATTTTGCAGCCAAGCCCACTCCTCATTTCTGGAAGAAGGTTTCTAAGCTG GTGCCTGGAAAGACTGCACAAGATTGCTTTGAGAAGATCCACTCGGACCATGTAACTCCACCTCAACCTTTGCCTCGATCAAGGGCAAAGAGACTGAACTCATCGCCTTTTGGATGCTTTTCACTTTCTGTAGGCAAATTAGTAGGTTCCTCTGAGCTGAAAGTTAAAAGGTTTTGTCATAAACAGAAGAGTCATATTGCAAAGAGAACTGCCAGAAATTTGCTGCAAAAGCATAATCAGATGGACCAGAATTATGAAGCAGATTTATTCTCCATCCTCGAGCCCAATGTGAATCTGTCTAGGCAAGACACTCAGACGTACGATGCAGTTTCCACCCCGCAGCATTCACCAGAAAAACAAGGATTTCTTAAGAAGTGCCATGAGAGATCTTTTGGTAAGAAAATACCCCTCTCAAGATTTAGAAGTTCATGTGGGACAGATCTTGTTAGTCCCCCGGTATTGAAGCAAGTGAAAAACAAGGCTTTGCATGAGAAATACATAGACCAGTTACATTACAGGGAAGCTAAGAGAAAGGCAGCATGCCCACAAGCAGGAAAAGAGAGTAGTGCGCAGGTCAACATTCTGAAAGTAGATGTGGTTAGAGCAGCAAAAAATGCACTGGTTTCTGATGTAAAAGATGCTATTAATAAGCTCCAAGATCTGCAAACCAATGCCAAGGATGACTCTTTTGATTTTGACAATGATGGTGTCAGCAGTGATGATGCTGAAGTTGATGGATTCTGA